One region of Plasmodium gaboni strain SY75 chromosome 6, whole genome shotgun sequence genomic DNA includes:
- a CDS encoding hypothetical protein (conserved Plasmodium protein, unknown function) has product MDENRKDDNISYDKESSSFIYNINSDKEKDEEKYFSESNKYSDIEKNNINNNKPENNVDNFDDVDDVDDDDDDDNVDDVNNDDDVNNDDDVNNDDDVNNDDDVNNDDDVNNDDVLKYYNIVKNNKINDHILQLQIENLLNFNKKSETYEEKQKRVMLGYLNDDDIDYMLYDQSEEEFLCHFIEDLNNFKNLHLIEKDDLTIKNGIIYSINDEKIIYKERRLPDINNMNINNILYYYLYSNQEYLMNIKNRNIYTYDSYIFENDQMNDFSEDGKYDSDSDSESTISDEDLLLLRYDDNSEYDEEARMYMNKKRRKNKRNRQKYKRGKANKKKISSVEKRRHHDNIYNKKNNYSNNNYDDNNNDDDNKNDDGDNNYDDGDNNYYDGDDYISNKYNDKKKIYNEKKKYNEKKKHNEKKKYNEKKKLLKTAEPSKMNKDIEAMMNKANNCYINQNFDECIILLEKVIKKSPCLHDPFHLLGLIYEREYKNLKKAINYYLIAAHLSHGDFLSWYNIIELCKIEKEYNVVIYCLYKVLKFYKRKKYKCKKNSIECDDNTQFQDNQNFINNNIMFDNIIFENEEINNHNNRNNIIDDNNKKNEYSLNNQFDNFMRHIYFNLAFTYILLEDYKNALKNLFILKNNNYSSYDLIIDIYICICLVHINNASDCYNFLKNIYIYNIMKRKKEENYTYSYQEKVLISFLMQTQILNNKYDECIFIYKTLTKQNYYIHIDIFLQFIKAVIMTGHMESSYLIKTYFLQITLASYHLFEDIIYSLGDTYYLKNMFEGAIYFYSLIYKKKKRIYFENIMSIKNVQKTNTTDNEIKDNINNKTNENINDCVGVNVNNNIHNNDVYEYETYLTNTLKNEDSTKHQNFSNIYLENEEMNNMMIYGQVNNIIWFDNKINFIQVIYKLVKSYYYIENYIKAEKIILKILNNKYIEKNNIEIDLKTLYIDILYKLKKYNESINVLLSIREKKLRFIYSIPKPLNNKEREILLLKILNKKNKLLLYTQHNNYILHIFYIYQQNKNYNSTSYQYDNYLLNKDINDIIQIQKNICFCYFCVKYNFVLLNYIYLYNIFNILYNKKINSSSFIKNKQILCNIYKFRTYLQHLTSSFSILKKGKKVVYAWDIIHENFQLIETKLFYKGVMIIDIKHIIYNNKENNNNNYGDENSHYQCNVNCYCYDHVHAHQNKNENKIDEYKKKQDGEEPFSSSQILSNGSLINNNNDDHHFNDKNNNIIIEEFYKNIYKYKCNIESEILNSKIILKFYKFSYNFFYLLYEMERDFHRIQTYMEKENLNFRSKNIQKKNDEMNNKINKEYDHHKRNEEASNYGKKIYIDKIDEHDDDYYYDDDYFNDKPNDHYHYHHNHDDDNYKHINVHLENIEKSLINKTNTKNMQRYRRISFLLTKKRLNFFSFESYLGLYFSLLFLEECFFLISIMNLYEDSIHILSIYLRNRKSNKMKCLTYFKSIKNEFKKYHINNNLLNLNFYFFDNVYTNNIRNEIKNEYCNLKHMNKYIDCKYYIFRINLLLNKLYISSGNYEKQIKCLNDIYIFNKKEKEEYKILKYYSDIILTGKFCHDFLTSISKSKNKNILISFRLFLVRSIHYKKSNPFLLYLIGHICNISCMITNAVHEFTRAYTFLLKNKRQNKEQLDNFRIHSVKWMKRNKHEMVNDIDDDGVDDDDVDDDDDGDDDDDLDDDDVDDDDVDDDEGGDGNLDEKHDSDQFLYDYPYNKNMEQNKLITASQFDDVNSYENSDKGNQGEYDDNEDRFLFADLKLSNNNNNNNNNNNNNKEKDQEYINSFENICDNINFLFSLTVSYFNYSSCFRVENRESVIMTSFCLLNEYIYKRYEQKILNKKKKYKKYSLFYKIYKYIYLAEILYNLARALHHLSYYNECMKLYLSVIDLIKAADKEIMWVIKRNNLNINEKFIYNYVINMNKCMCFTCLNFNFKNNKSSYNKLINYFLNLNTKYSNFYLLFFDKKHLLFSASYNLSVIFRKLNRFEQAKYILNNIIWD; this is encoded by the coding sequence ATGGATGAGAACCGTAAGGATGACAATATTAGCTATGATAAAGAgtcttcttcatttatttataatataaacagcgataaagaaaaagatgaagaaaaatatttttctgagagtaataaatatagtgatattgaaaaaaataatataaataataacaaacCAGAAAATAATGTTGATAATTTTGATGATGTTGATGATGttgatgatgatgatgatgatgataatgtTGATGATGTgaataatgatgatgatgtgaataatgatgatgatgtgaataatgatgatgatgtgaataatgatgatgatgtgaataatgatgatgatgtgaataatgatgatgttttaaaatattataacattgtaaaaaacaataaaataaatgacCATATTTTACAACTTCAAATTGagaatttattaaattttaataagaAGAGTGAAACATATgaagaaaaacaaaaaagaGTTATGTTAGGttatttaaatgatgatgatattgattatatgttatatgACCAGAGTGAGGAAGAATTTCTTTGTCATTTTATAGAAGatttgaataattttaaGAATCTACATTTAATAGAAAAAGATGATTTAACTATAAAAAATggtataatatattcaataaatgatgaaaagataatatataaagaaagaAGATTACcagatataaataatatgaatataaataatatcctatattattatttgtattcTAATCAAGAATatttaatgaatataaaaaatagaaatatatatacatatgattcatatatatttgagAATGATCAAATGAATGATTTTTCAGAAGATGGAAAATATGATTCTGATAGTGACAGTGAGAGCACAATAAGTGATGAAGATTTGTTGTTATTGAGatatgatgataattcTGAATATGATGAAGAGGCAAGAATGTATATGAATAAGAAAAGgagaaaaaataaaagaaatcGGCAAAAATACAAAAGAGGAAAAGcaaataaaaagaaaataagTTCTGTTGAAAAGAGAAGACACCatgataatatttacaacaaaaaaaataattatagtaataataattatgatgataataataatgatgatgataataaaaatgatgatggtgataataattatgatgatggtgataataattattatgatggtgatgattatatatcaaataaatataatgataagaaaaaaatatataatgaaaaaaaaaaatataatgaaaaaaaaaaacataatgaaaaaaaaaaatataatgaaaaaaaaaaacttttAAAAACAGCTGAACCATCCAAAATGAATAAAGACATTGAAGCTATGATGAATAAAGCTAATAATTGTTATATTAATCAAAATTTTGATGAATGTATTATTCTTTTAGAAAAGGTTATAAAGAAATCTCCATGTTTACATGACccttttcatttattaggattaatatatgagagagaatataaaaacttGAAGAAAGctataaattattatttaatagCAGCTCATTTATCACATGGAGACTTTTTATCGTGgtataatattatagaaTTATGTAAAATCgaaaaagaatataatgtagttatatattgtttatataaagtattaaaattttataaaaggaaaaaatataaatgtaaaaaaaattctatTGAATGTGATGATAATACTCAATTCCAAGATAatcaaaattttattaataataatataatgtttgataatataatatttgaaaatgaagaaattaATAACCACAACAAcagaaataatattattgatgataataataaaaagaatgaatattctttaaataaccaatttgataattttatgagacatatatattttaatttagcctttacatatattttgttaGAAGATTATAAGAATGCcttaaaaaatttattcatcttgaaaaataataattattcttCCTATGATCTTattatagatatatatatatgtatttgtttagttcatataaataatgcCAGTGattgttataattttttaaagaatatttatatatacaatataatgaaaagaaaaaaagaagaaaattatacatattcATATCAAGAAAAAGTTcttatttcttttttaatgcaaacacaaatattaaataataaatatgatgaatgtatttttatatataaaacattaacaaaacaaaattattatatacatatagatatttttttacaatttATCAAGGCAGTTATTATGACAGGTCACATGGAATCATCCTATTTaattaaaacatattttttacaaataaCATTAGCAAGTTATCATCTATTTGAAgacattatatattctttaggtgatacatattatttaaaaaatatgtttgAAGGAgcaatatatttttattcactcatatataaaaaaaaaaaacgtatatattttgaaaatattatgagtataaaaaatgtgCAAAAAACAAACACAACAgataatgaaataaaagacaatataaataataaaacaaatgaaaatataaatgattGTGTAGGTGTcaatgtaaataataatattcataataatgatgTATATGAATATGAAACATATTTGACAAATACCTTAAAAAATGAGGATTCAACTAAACATCAGaatttttctaatatttatttagaaaatgaagaaatgaataatatgatgaTATACGGACAagtaaataatattatatggttcgataataaaattaattttatacaAGTAATTTATAAACTTGTAAAAagttattattatatagaaaattatataaaagcagaaaaaatcattttgaaaatattaaataataaatatatagaaaaaaataatattgagATAGATTTAAAaactttatatattgatatattatataaattaaaaaaatataatgaatcAATTAATGTCTTATTAAGTATAAGAGAAAAAAAGTTaagatttatatattccatTCCTAAAcctttaaataataaagaaagagaaattttgttattaaaaattttaaataaaaaaaataaattattattatatacacaacataataattatatattacatatattttatatttatcaacaaaataaaaattataatagtACATCATATcaatatgataattatttattaaataaagatattaatgatattattcaaattcaaaaaaatatatgtttttgttatttctgtgttaaatataattttgtactattaaactatatatatctatataatatctttaatattttatataataaaaaaattaactcttcttcatttattaaaaataaacaaatacTATGTAACATTTATAAATTCAGAACATATTTACAACATCTTACCTCTTCTTTTTCTATTCTTAAAAAGGGAAAAAAAGTTGTATATGCTTGGGATATAATACATGAAAATTTTCAATTGATTgaaacaaaattattttataaagGTGTCATGATAATAGATATcaaacatattatatataataataaggagaataataacaataattaTGGTGATGAGAATTCTCATTATCAGTGTAATGTTAATTGTTATTGTTATGATCACGTTCATGCTcatcaaaataaaaatgagaataaaatagatgagtataaaaaaaaacaagaTGGGGAAGAAcctttttcttcttcacaaatattatcaaatgGAAGtcttattaataataataatgatgatcatcattttaatgataaaaacaataacataattatagaagaattttataaaaatatttacaaatataaatgcAATATAGAGTCCGAAATATTAAACAgcaaaataatattgaaattttataagttcagttataactttttttatttattatatgaaatgGAACGTGACTTCCATAGAATACAAACTTATAtggaaaaagaaaatttaaactttcgatcaaaaaatattcaaaagaaaaatgatgaaatgaataacaaaataaataaggAATATGATCATCATAAGAGGAATGAAGAAGCATCAAATTATGGaaagaaaatttatatagataaaataGATGAGCATGATgatgattattattatgatgaCGATTATTTTAATGATAAACCAAATgatcattatcattatcatcataatcatgatgatgataattataaacatataaatgttcatttagaaaatattgaaaaatCACTTATAAACAAAACTAATACTAAGAATATGCAAAGATATAGACGAATTTCATTTTTActtacaaaaaaaagattaaattttttttcttttgaaAGTTATTTAGGTTTATATTTTagtttattatttcttgAGGAAtgcttttttttaataagtattatgaatttatatgaagattctatacatattttaagtatatatttaaggAATAGAAAATctaataaaatgaaatgtTTAACATACTTTAAAtctattaaaaatgaattcaaaaaatatcatattaataataatttacTTAACTTaaacttttatttttttgataatgtatatacaaataatataagaaacgaaataaaaaatgaatattgtaatttaaaacatatgaacaaatatattgattgtaaatattatattttcagAATAAacttattattaaataaattatatatatcatcgggtaattatgaaaaacaaattaaatGTCTAAACgatatctatatatttaataaaaaagaaaaagaagagtataaaattttaaaatattatagtGATATAATTTTAACAGGGAAATTTTGTCATGATTTTTTAACATCCATATcaaaatcaaaaaataaaaacattttaattAGTTTTAGACTTTTTCTTGTTAGGTCTAtacattataaaaaatcTAATCCgttcttattatatttaatagGACACATTTGTAACATTTCTTGTATGATCACTAATGCTGTTCATGAATTTACGAGAGCATATACTTTtctattaaaaaataagagGCAAAATAAAGAACAGTTGGATAATTTTAGGATCCACAGTGTAAAATGGATGAAGAGGAATAAACATGAAATGGTAAATGATATAGATGATGATGGTGTAGATGATGATGATGTagatgatgatgatgatggagatgatgatgatgattTAGATGATGATGATGTAGATGATGATGATGTAGATGATGACGAGGGAGGTGATGGCAACTTAGATGAAAAACATGATAGTGAtcaatttttatatgattatccatataataaaaatatggaaCAAAACAAACTTATAACAGCTAGCCAATTTGACGATGTTAATAGTTATGAAAACAGTGACAAAGGAAACCAGGGAgaatatgatgataatgaagATAGATTTCTTTTTGCTGATTTAAAAttaagtaataataataacaataataataataataataataataataaagaaaaggatcaagaatatataaacagTTTTGAGAATATAtgtgataatattaattttttatttagCTTAACTgtttcatattttaattattcaAGTTGTTTTCGAGTTGAAAATAGGGAATCAGTTATTATGACTTCGTTTtgtttattaaatgaatatatatataaaagatatgaacagaaaatattaaataagaagaaaaaatataaaaaatattctcttttttataaaatctataaatatatatatttagcagaaattttatataatcttGCTAGAGCCTTACATCATTTAtcttattataatgaatGTATGAAATTATACTTATCTGTAATTGATTTGATAAAAGCAGCTGATAAAGAAATTATGTGGgttataaaaagaaataatttaaatattaatgaaaaatttatatataattatgttattaatatgaacaaATGTATGTGTTTTACATGTTTAAACTTTAATTTTAAGAATAACAAATCATCTTATAATAAActtataaattattttcttaatttAAATACCAAATATTCTAATTTTTATCTCCTCttttttgataaaaaaCATCTTCTTTTCTCAGCCTCTTATAACTTGAGTGTTATTTTTAGAAAATTAAATCGTTTTGAGCAAGccaaatatatattaaataatatcatttgGGATTAA